One Prunus dulcis chromosome 8, ALMONDv2, whole genome shotgun sequence DNA window includes the following coding sequences:
- the LOC117638324 gene encoding uncharacterized mitochondrial protein AtMg00810-like, whose translation MLACSCRYDIVITGNDPKAIQSLKDFLHTRFRIKDLGNLKYFLGIEVARSKKGIFISQRKYALDILDDAGLLGARPYSFPMEQMLRLNPTDGKPLQDPTRYRRLVGRLIYLTVTRPDLSFTVHVLSRFMHEPHQPHLDAALCVLRYLKGSPGQGILFPTTNNLKLKAFCDSDWASCPTTRRSVTGYCTFLGDSLISWKTKKQNDVARSSTEAEYRAKADACCELTWLRYILKDFGIQHSEPAALHCDNQSALYIAKNPVFHERTKHIDLDCHLVRQNIQSGLVSTAYTPTKMQIADIFTKPLGKVPFGSLLGKLGVYNIHSPT comes from the coding sequence atgatattgTCATTACAGGGAATGATCCTAAGGCAATTCAGTCTCTTAAGGATTTCCTCCATACTCGCTTCCGCATAAAAGACCTTGGAAatcttaaatattttttgggaaTTGAAGTAGCAAGATCAAAGAAGGGAATTTTCATCTCTCAACGCAAGTACGCACTGGATATACTTGACGACGCTGGACTTTTGGGTGCTCGCCCTTATTCATTTCCCATGGAGCAGATGCTTAGACTCAACCCTACTGATGGCAAACCACTACAAGATCCTACCAGATACAGGCGATTAGTAGGTCGCCTCATTTATCTCACAGTAACGAGGCCAGATCTCTCATTTACTGTCCATGTGCTTAGCCGTTTCATGCATGAGCCGCACCAACCTCATCTAGATGCAGCTCTTTGTGTACTACGTTATTTGAAAGGCTCTCCAGGACAAGGCATTTTATTTCCTACTACAAACAACCTAAAGTTAAAGGCATTTTGTGACTCAGATTGGGCAAGTTGTCCAACTACCAGGAGATCTGTCACAGGTTATTGTACTTTCCTTGGtgattctttgatttcttggaaaaccaaaaaacaaaatgatgtGGCACGTTCCTCTACAGAAGCAGAATACCGAGCTAAGGCAGATGCATGTTGTGAGCTCACATGGTTACGTTACATCCTCAAAGACTTCGGCATTCAACATTCAGAACCAGCAGCATTGCATTGTGATAATCAATCAGCTCTTTATATTGCAAAGAATCCAGTATTTCACGAGCGAACGAAGCATATTGATCTTGATTGTCACTTGGTAAGACAAAACATTCAATCAGGCTTGGTGTCTACTGCTTACACGCCAACAAAGATGCAGATTGCTGATATATTTACTAAACCCTTGGGCAAGGTTCCTTTTGGCTCACTATTAGGCAAGTTGGGAGTATACAACATACACTCTCCAACTTGA
- the LOC117638323 gene encoding receptor-like protein 33 → MKSLLHYLFLLCFNILLPAVHNQCIKDQQQSLLYLKKSLQFVLPSRLVSWNSSTACCSWGGVTCTSNGHVVGLDLSQETISGPIPGSFANFPNLRELNLSWNHISGLIPGSFANFSNLRKLDLSFNNISGLTPGSFANFPNLRELDLGWNHISGLIPGSFANFPNLRELDLSGNHISGLIPGFFANFSNLKQLDLSLNNISGPIPGSFANFSNLKQLDLSSNNISGPIPGSFANFPNLRELDLRWNHISVLIPGSFANFPNLRELDLSGNHISGLIPGSFANFSNLKQLDLSLNNISGPIPGSFANFSNLKQLDLSSNNISGPIPGFFANFSKLTSLSLSGCQLNGTFPKEIFQVPTLQIIDLSGNFKLGGSLPEFPKNNESLQWLILRETNFSGSLPESIGNLKMLLRIDLFKCNFTGSIPSSLFSLPLLSIINLSYNQFSGELAFSNVSSNLDVLDLSFNNLEGQISVSILNFGGLQSLGLSSNNFNAFPFNGPQQLKYLTNIDLSNNSLLGLYNGTDSSYSSFPQIVSLNLAANNLTTIPYFLRNQSTLSSLNLSENHIQGKIPHWIWSSNQLDSLNLSCNSLVTLEPPLSNSMVKIVDLHSNQLQGQIPTFLPFAKYLDYSRNNFSSIPSNIGDFLTNTLFFSLSSNNLHGLIPASICNAPNIQILDMSNNSLSGMIPRCLTAMRDISVLNLARNNLTGTISNVEVSKDGSLEILEIDRNRFGGQVPKSLAKCTKLKVLNMGNNNIRDSFPCLLKSISTLRVLVLRSNDFYGGIECLNTNGTWPRLQIIDLAHNNFRGEIQGILWRTWQKMMVTEDGTPLTFKAHEHTVTFINDVPTNRNLYRRNPEGVSFGFEYGISITVTNKGSEMNLVKILSIFTLIDFSCNNFSGPIPKEIGEFKLLHVFNLSRNAFTGEIPSSFGNMSSLECLDLSQNKLSGHIPPQLGKLNFLSFLNLSDNQLVGRIPTSTQFSTFPNVSFTGNKGLWGPPLTMDNKAGLSPPPTVNRRPLNSGHHHEVNWDLISVEVGFTFGFGVAIGSLVLCKRWSKWYYRAMSSILLKIFPQLEERIGIHRRHVHINQRWWRR, encoded by the coding sequence ATGAAAAGTTTGCTGCATTACTTGTTCCTCCTCTGCTTCAATATCCTCCTCCCTGCAGTTCACAACCAGTGTATTAAAGACCAGCAACAATCGTTGCTCTATTTGAAGAAAAGCCTTCAATTTGTTCTACCTTCCCGGCTCGTGTCTTGGAATTCAAGCACCGCCTGTTGTTCTTGGGGTGGTGTTACTTGCACTAGCAATGGGCACGTAGTTGGTCTTGACCTTAGCCAAGAAACTATCTCCGGTCCAATTCCAGGATCCTTCGCCAACTTTCCAAACCTGAGGGAGTTGAACTTGAGTTGGAACCACATCTCCGGTCTAATTCCAGGATCCTTTGCCAACTTTTCAAACCTGAGGAAGTTGGACTTGAGCTTTAACAACATCTCCGGTCTAACTCCAGGATCCTTTGCAAACTTTCCAAACTTGAGGGAGTTGGACTTGGGATGGAACCACATCTCCGGTCTAATTCCAGGATCCTTCGCCAACTTCCCAAACCTGAGGGAGTTGGACTTGAGTGGGAACCACATCTCCGGTCTAATTCCAGGATTCTTTGCCAACTTTTCAAACCTGAAGCAGTTGGACTTGAGCTTAAACAACATCTCCGGTCCAATTCCAGGATCCTTTGCCAACTTTTCAAACCTGAAGCAGTTGGACTTGAGCTCAAACAACATCTCCGGTCCAATTCCAGGATCCTTTGCCAACTTTCCAAACCTGAGGGAGTTGGACTTGAGATGGAACCACATCTCCGTTCTAATTCCAGGATCCTTCGCCAACTTCCCAAACCTGAGGGAGTTGGACTTGAGTGGGAACCACATCTCCGGTCTAATTCCAGGATCCTTTGCCAACTTTTCAAACCTGAAGCAGTTGGACTTGAGCTTAAACAACATCTCCGGTCCAATTCCAGGATCCTTTGCCAACTTTTCAAACCTGAAGCAGTTGGACTTGAGCTCAAACAACATCTCCGGTCCAATTCCAGGATTCTTTGCCAATTTTTCAAAGTTGACTTCCTTGAGTCTCAGTGGTTGTCAGTTGAATGGAACATTTCCCAAAGAGATCTTTCAGGTACCTACTCTACAAATTATTGACCTTTCGGGTAATTTTAAACTTGGTGGTTCCTTGCCAGAATTTCCCAAGAATAATGAATCTCTTCAGTGGTTGATTCTACGCGAGACAAACTTTTCAGGGTCACTGCCTGAATCAATTGGCAACCTCAAAATGTTGTTAAGGATAGATCTTTTCAAATGCAATTTCACTGGATCAATCCCGTCGTCGCTCTTTTCTCTTCCCTTATTGTCAATTATAAACCTTTCCTACAATCAATTCTCTGGTGAACTTGCATTTTCTAATGTCTCTTCCAATTTAGATGTCCTTGATTTAAGCTTCAACAATTTGGAAGGACAAATATCGGTGTCTATATTGAATTTTGGAGGCCTTCAATCACTTGGTCTTTCTTCCAACAATTTCAATGCCTTTCCGTTCAATGGCCCTCAACAGCTGAAATATCTTACGAACATCGACCTTTCAAACAATAGTTTGCTGGGTTTATACAATGGTACTGATTCCTCATATTCCTCGTTTCCTCAAATTGTTTCATTGAATTTGGCTGCTAACAATTTGACAACAATCCCATATTTCTTGAGAAATCAATCCACATTATCCAGTTTGAACCTTTCAGAAAACCATATCCAGGGCAAGATACCTCATTGGATTTGGAGTTCCAATCAACTTGATTCCCTAAATCTTTCTTGTAACTCCTTGGTTACTCTGGAACCTCCTTTATCTAATTCTATGGTGAAAATTGTAGACCTTCATTCAAATCAACTTCAGGGACAAATCCCCACTTTCCTACCATTTGCCAAGTATCTGGATTACTCGAGAAATAATTTCAGCTCTATACCATCAAATATTGGTGATTTCCTCACAAACACACTGTTCTTCTCTCTTTCGAGCAATAACTTGCATGGGCTCATTCCAGCATCAATATGCAATGCCCCAAATATTCAGATTCTTGATATGTCTAATAATTCTCTCAGTGGCATGATTCCCCGATGCTTGACTGCAATGCGCGATATTAGTGTACTTAACTTAGCTAGAAACAACCTCACTGGAACTATTTCCAATGTTGAAGTTTCTAAAGATGGTTCATTGGAAATTCTAGAGATCGATAGAAATCGATTTGGTGGCCAGGTTCCAAAATCTCTAGCTAAATGCACTAAGTTGAAGGTTTTAAACATGGGAAACAATAATATAAGAGATAGCTTCCCATGCTTGTtgaagagcatttccaccttGCGTGTCCTTGTTTTGCGGTCCAACGACTTTTATGGAGGCATTGAATGTCTCAACACCAATGGCACCTGGCCAAGGCTTCAAATCATAGACCTAGCTCACAATAATTTCCGTGGTGAAATACAGGGAATACTTTGGAGAACATGGCAGAAAATGATGGTTACCGAAGATGGTACTCCATTGACATTTAAAGCCCACGAGCATACAGTGACATTTATTAATGATGTTCCAACGAACAGAAACCTTTATAGAAGAAATCCTGAGGGGGTTTCTTTTGGCTTTGAGTATGGTATAAGTATAACAGTTACCAACAAAGGTTCAGAGATGAATCTGGTAAAGATTCTATCTATCTTCACCTTGATTGACTTCTCATGCAACAATTTCAGTGGACCAATACCCAAGGAAATAggagaattcaaattactaCATGTCTTTAACTTGTCCAGAAATGCTTTCACAGGTGAAATCCCGTCCTCATTTGGTAACATGAGCTCACTCGAGTGCTTGGACCTGTCACAGAACAAGCTGAGCGGGCACATTCCACCACAGTTGGGAAAACTTAATTTCCTTTCGTTCTTGAATCTCTCAGATAATCAACTGGTCGGCAGGATCCCAACCAGTACTCAGTTTTCAACATTTCCAAACGTCTCCTTTACAGGTAACAAAGGACTATGGGGGCCTCCTTTGACGATGGATAACAAAGCAGGATtgtcaccaccaccaacagtGAATAGAAGGCCTCTAAATTCTGGACATCATCATGAGGTTAATTGGGATCTTATCAGTGTCGAAGTTGGATTTACATTTGGCTTTGGAGTTGCCATTGGATCACTCGTGCTGTGCAAGAGATGGAGTAAGTGGTATTACAGAGCTATGTCCAGTATCCTTCTCAAGATATTCCCTCAGTTGGAGGAAAGAATTGGTATTCATCGAAGACATGTTCACATAAATCAAAGGTGGTGGAGACGTTGA